Proteins found in one Meiothermus sp. Pnk-1 genomic segment:
- a CDS encoding nicotinate phosphoribosyltransferase, with protein MSDAKPSDLTRGILFTDEYQLTMAQVYYRLGLAEKPALFEHFYRRNPDYGQHQAGYCIFAGLDPLLSWMQGARFDDPTLEALRGQKSRSGKPLFDRDFLEYLRQHGSFEGLSLKAVAEGRVVHPQVPLVVVEGPLLQAQLLETILLNRLNFETLIATKASRVREAAGESTVLEFGVRRAAGEAGNAATRACLIGGADRSSNVGMSYELGLQAAGTHAHSLVQAFMALGMSELEAFQAFAEVYPDDTVLLVDTVDVLESGIPNAIRVFEELKRKGHQPVGVRLDSGDLAYLSIRSAQMLNKAGMEEVSIVLSSDLDELVIWQIHTQIRQEARRYGVDPDHLINRLVFGVGTRMVTSWGQPALGGVYKLVAMHDGGEWKPAIKVSESIEKILNPGQKRAWRIYDDRGLASADYLTLANEDPGAEPVITLRHPTDPGKQRRLWQSRCSLEPLHEEVFRGKRLFDPLPLEALRLRRKADVERLDPGVRRLVNPHEYHVSLSQKLWSLKAQMVEGLGSSHP; from the coding sequence ATGTCCGACGCCAAACCTAGCGACCTCACCCGGGGAATCCTCTTCACCGATGAGTACCAACTGACCATGGCCCAGGTCTACTACCGGTTGGGCTTAGCAGAGAAACCCGCCCTCTTCGAACACTTCTACCGGCGCAACCCCGACTACGGACAGCATCAAGCGGGGTACTGCATCTTCGCCGGCTTGGACCCCCTGCTCTCTTGGATGCAGGGGGCGCGCTTTGACGACCCCACGCTCGAGGCCCTCCGCGGCCAGAAGAGCCGCTCGGGAAAACCCCTTTTTGACCGGGACTTTCTCGAGTACCTGCGCCAGCATGGCTCCTTCGAAGGGCTCTCGCTCAAGGCCGTCGCCGAGGGTCGGGTAGTCCACCCTCAGGTTCCTTTGGTGGTGGTCGAAGGGCCGCTCTTACAGGCTCAACTGCTCGAGACCATCCTGCTCAACCGGCTCAACTTCGAGACCCTGATCGCCACCAAGGCCAGCCGGGTGCGCGAAGCGGCGGGCGAGAGTACCGTGTTGGAGTTTGGGGTTCGCCGGGCTGCGGGAGAAGCCGGAAATGCCGCGACCCGAGCCTGCTTGATCGGAGGGGCCGACCGCAGCTCGAATGTAGGGATGTCGTACGAGCTGGGCCTGCAAGCTGCCGGAACCCACGCCCACAGCCTGGTGCAGGCTTTTATGGCGCTGGGGATGAGCGAGCTGGAAGCCTTCCAGGCTTTCGCCGAGGTCTACCCCGACGACACCGTGCTGCTGGTGGACACCGTAGACGTGCTCGAGTCGGGCATCCCCAACGCCATCCGGGTCTTCGAGGAGCTCAAGCGCAAGGGGCACCAGCCGGTAGGGGTCCGGCTCGACTCGGGCGACCTGGCCTATCTCTCCATCCGCAGCGCTCAGATGCTCAACAAAGCCGGAATGGAAGAGGTCTCGATCGTGCTTTCCAGCGACCTCGACGAGCTGGTGATCTGGCAAATCCACACCCAGATCCGCCAGGAAGCCCGGCGCTATGGGGTAGATCCCGACCACCTCATCAACCGGCTGGTCTTCGGGGTGGGCACCCGGATGGTGACCAGCTGGGGCCAACCCGCCCTGGGCGGGGTCTATAAGCTAGTAGCCATGCACGACGGGGGGGAGTGGAAACCGGCCATCAAGGTCTCCGAGTCCATCGAGAAGATCCTCAACCCCGGCCAGAAACGGGCCTGGCGCATCTACGATGACCGGGGCTTAGCCAGCGCGGACTACCTGACCCTGGCCAATGAAGACCCCGGGGCCGAGCCGGTGATCACCCTCCGCCACCCTACCGACCCCGGGAAACAGCGGCGGCTTTGGCAAAGCCGGTGCAGCCTCGAGCCCCTGCATGAGGAGGTCTTCCGGGGCAAGCGCCTGTTCGACCCTTTGCCCCTCGAGGCCCTGCGGCTGCGGCGCAAGGCCGACGTAGAGCGCCTCGACCCCGGGGTGCGGCGACTGGTCAACCCTCACGAGTACCACGTCTCCCTCTCGCAAAAGCTATGGAGCCTCAAGGCGCAGATGGTAGAGGGGCTGGGCTCGAGCCACCCCTGA
- a CDS encoding ATP-binding protein, whose translation MKQVGMVLGSREAGALDFWVAVEEGCFLRLDDVVYVEFAHPDPTLGTIRYYGLVDQVLKLYEGSQFDTDVFLAQRELLPVSKSYAAHVKVTRLEPEEYLPPDPGSKVYLAQAEALERALYYDRMSNHKGSTRLPAGFLKNGEVAYLNLEFLNGVKGGHVNVSGISGVATKTSYATFLLYSLFNSGVLHDAASARALLFNVKGEDLFHLDKPNNRLTPAQREEYRRLGLEPGPFRSVDFRAPPKPIPGDIIPDVESRPVGVSPYYWDLVQFCSSGLLPFLFADRGAMSNLGFLIDQVTERLRKLAEGQKGPYLTVEDWNDEVGQAVAEVSFDSLGKVRLSSFAQLVRYVEFKLLGPEGDEEGKGDPRWVARQARGTLEAFVRRLRAAVGNVSHLIRGDRAGNPPDPLAGQFQMNVVDLHQLSAQAQMFVVGAILREIFEKKEKGRGGRVFIVLDELNKYAPREDESPIKDILLDIAERGRSLGVILIGAQQTASEVERRVVGNAAIRVVGRLDAAEAERPEYRYLPPSFRERAVILPQGTMIVQQPELPIPMPLTFPFPAWATKAEEVLEDNSDQALINELGL comes from the coding sequence CACCCCGACCCCACCCTAGGTACGATTCGGTACTACGGCCTGGTGGACCAAGTCTTGAAGCTCTACGAGGGTTCGCAGTTCGACACCGACGTGTTTTTGGCCCAGCGCGAGCTGCTGCCGGTGAGCAAGTCTTATGCCGCGCACGTCAAGGTGACGCGCCTCGAGCCCGAGGAATACCTCCCCCCCGACCCCGGCTCTAAGGTCTACTTGGCCCAGGCCGAAGCCCTCGAGCGGGCTCTCTATTACGACAGGATGAGCAACCATAAGGGCTCTACCCGGCTTCCGGCGGGGTTTCTCAAGAACGGCGAGGTGGCCTACTTGAACCTGGAGTTTTTGAACGGGGTCAAGGGCGGACACGTCAACGTCTCGGGGATCTCAGGGGTGGCGACCAAGACCAGCTACGCTACTTTCTTGCTCTATAGCCTCTTCAACTCCGGGGTGTTGCACGACGCCGCAAGTGCCCGGGCCTTGCTCTTCAACGTCAAAGGAGAAGACCTCTTCCACCTCGACAAACCCAACAACCGCCTCACCCCCGCTCAGCGCGAGGAATACCGCCGCCTGGGCCTCGAGCCGGGGCCCTTTAGGAGCGTGGATTTTCGCGCTCCGCCCAAGCCTATTCCGGGAGATATCATCCCTGACGTGGAAAGCCGCCCGGTGGGGGTAAGCCCTTACTATTGGGACTTGGTACAGTTTTGCTCCAGCGGCCTCCTACCTTTTCTCTTTGCCGACCGGGGGGCCATGAGCAACCTAGGCTTCCTGATCGACCAGGTGACGGAGCGCCTGCGCAAGCTGGCTGAAGGGCAAAAGGGGCCGTACCTGACGGTGGAGGACTGGAACGACGAGGTGGGCCAGGCGGTGGCCGAGGTGAGCTTCGATAGCCTGGGCAAGGTGCGCCTGTCGAGCTTCGCCCAGCTGGTGCGCTACGTGGAGTTCAAGCTGCTAGGCCCTGAAGGGGACGAGGAGGGTAAAGGTGACCCCCGCTGGGTTGCCCGGCAGGCCCGGGGAACGCTCGAGGCCTTTGTCCGCCGCCTACGGGCCGCCGTTGGCAACGTCTCCCACCTCATCCGCGGCGACAGGGCAGGGAACCCCCCCGATCCGCTGGCCGGGCAGTTTCAGATGAACGTGGTGGACCTCCACCAGCTCTCCGCGCAGGCCCAGATGTTCGTGGTGGGGGCGATTTTGCGCGAGATCTTTGAGAAGAAGGAAAAAGGCCGAGGGGGGCGAGTTTTTATCGTCTTGGACGAGCTGAACAAATATGCTCCGCGCGAGGACGAGAGCCCCATCAAGGACATCCTGCTCGACATCGCCGAGCGTGGGCGCAGCCTAGGGGTGATCCTGATCGGGGCCCAGCAGACCGCCTCCGAGGTCGAGCGCCGGGTGGTGGGCAACGCCGCCATTCGGGTGGTGGGCCGCCTCGACGCCGCCGAAGCCGAGCGCCCCGAGTACCGCTACTTGCCCCCCTCCTTTCGCGAACGGGCGGTGATCCTTCCGCAGGGCACGATGATCGTTCAACAGCCCGAACTCCCGATTCCCATGCCCCTTACCTTTCCCTTTCCTGCCTGGGCGACCAAGGCCGAAGAGGTGCTCGAGGACAACTCTGACCAAGCCCTTATCAACGAACTGGGGCTTTGA